The following nucleotide sequence is from Anopheles stephensi strain Indian chromosome 3, UCI_ANSTEP_V1.0, whole genome shotgun sequence.
gtggtTAATTTGCCAAACAAAGAGAAGAGCGTCATTTCTCTTCAAAATGAGCTGGGTCTGCGGTAGATTTGCCTTTCATTGCGTTCTAGTTGCTGTTGGTCTACTAATTTATTAGTTACAATTCTGGTCTCTCCCTTAATTGTAGCATCAACACACTTTAATGAcaatttaaactatttttcatACTAAAGACAGTTTTACTAGCTCGCTTAAGAGCGAATCAGGGAGATTTCGATAATGAGATACAATTTTATCGATCGATCATCAAATCAATCAACCATGAAATTGAGTAAGTGAGCATAAAGTTTCCACTAGCTTGGCAGCTCCAACATCCCCTAGAGCTACCATTAAAAGCGCAATGTTTCGATTGCGTTGTAACGCAAAAAAAGCAGACGTATGTTGCCCGCAGGGATGCTTCGTAGGGGTTTGGTCCGGAATGTTAAACGGTTGccacacaccgacaaacaGCCACACACCGACGGTCAATGATGTGCTTCGATCCGTTTCCGATGCGTTTGTTTACGTAAATATGATACACACAGCGTTGTTTAACAGCTGCTACCTTGTATTTATGCATAAATCTTGCGCTAATCATTCTTGCGCTCATGAAAGTCGGGTTTGCTCGCTGCTTCCCCTTAGCCAGACCTTACCCTCCGTGGCTTAAGAAGGGGCcgaaataactcaaaaaatGATCAATTTCCATCGGCGGCAGCGGCCGGTTGCGtctttcggtcggtcggtggtgtAACACAAAAATAATTGCCCAATATATCAACATAAAACGTTTGTTGATCTGCTAAAGAGTGTAGGGCCCCGGTCACACCAACAAAAGGCGTAAGCAAAAACGCAGATCCTATGGAAACGGAACGATGCTGCCGTGGAAGATGTTTTGGACGTTAGATCTACACCTAATAAAGGACTGCAGCCTAATGGATGCTCGTTGACAAATGGCCGAGGTCGTTTGGGACGTTTTGTCTCGACATTTTGTTTCGCAAAGTTGTCAAACACCGGCCTAGGTCTATCCCAGCCTCCCACCACCCCCCACGGCACCATCACGGCGATGCGTCCCGAGGCGCATTCGAGATGTCGTCGAGCCATTCCGTCGTGCGCTCTGACAAATCGACGGTCGTTTACTGTTTCCCCAAACAGCATTGGGCGCGTCCAGGGCGATGTATTTTTTACATCGCTCTGCAATTGACGTGTAAAAGTGTCCCTTGGAGTTTAGCCGAAAGGTGCACTTATGCCCGTCCCGCACCGAACCGTGTACGTATCGTTAGGGAGGCAAACTTTTGGACGCTTCCAGGAAATTTGGAGTAGCAATCTGAGATATTGTTTTTCGTATCCGCCGTTgacgaacaggccgacaacgACGGGGGCCGCATGAATTCTTTATTCGCCCGGTTCGTCAGGAGCCCGATGCTCTCCCGAGGCGTGGCGAATCGGTTCGCTGGGTGCCacgtgtgtttgggtgtgtgtgtgtggggactCACCGAGTTTGAGGTAGCAGTTGAAGAAAAAGTCCTTTTTCAATACGGCGCTCAGTAAGCCGAGTATGCCCTGGGGGAACTCGGTGATGAGGAACAGTAGCAACACCGCCAGTAGCATGCGCGTCGTCCTATCCGTCTGCTTCTCCTTGTCCGTTTGCTTGCCGGACTTGGCATCCACGACCCGGCCGTCAACGATCTGCTTCAGTCCGGTGGCCGTACCGGTCAGTTGGCTGCGGCGCTGTTTCGCCTCCAACAGGGCACCGATCAACCGCAAACTGAGGATGGTTAGGGCGATGCAGGGAATCAGCTTGAACACGACGCTGTAGATCCAAAAGTTGACGTTCAGCAGCGCGGGATTATCGCGAACGAGCTGTGACGTGCCGAGCCGGTACAGCGTGACATTGCGCCCTTGCGTCACGTTCCCAGCGGCATCGACCGTCAGTGTGTTGCCATCGCAACCGAGCAGCTCCACGTTGGACTGGATGCTGAAGGAGAGGTAGATCGGTACGGCCAGAAAGGGGCAAACGATGTACGAGCTGAAGATTGCGGCCAGCGTCTTGGACATGTCGCACCACTGCCGGTTGCGCTGCGGGTAGGCCACGGCTATGTAACGCCAGATGGCCAACGTCACCGTGAGCCAGATCGAGATCGTGTGGCAGATCTGGGCAAAGATCGAGTGGAACATGATGTACCAGGCCCACCCGTACGTGAGTCGTTCTTCGCGCGAAAGCCGCAGATACGGGATGGAGTTGATTGCGTAGGGCATATAGTCGAGCATCACGAGCAGGTCGGCGATCGCCAGCCCGGTCAGGATGGCGTTGGTCGGTGATCGCATCTCACGCCGCGTCAGCACCACAATGTTGAGCGTGTTGGCGATGCTGCCAAAGATGCACACCAACAGGCAGACGATTCCGTGCGCTTTTGCGTAGCTGAAACGAGTGATGACCAAGAACAGAAAGAGACTCCTTGTAATAGTGTTTAGCGTTCTATTTATAATTCATCTGTCAAAAATATTCGTCTGAATCTGTTGTCCCAAACGATCTTTTTTGTGCAAAGGGAAGAGAATAAGTAAAAAGAGAATAAATATTCATTAGTGggaaaaaatgtgtgtgtgcatttccCTTGCTGCGTTGTGCAGAACTTCCTCAAAGGTGTTATTGACGACGCTGACCCAAAATGCGTCAATAAGCGGAAGGCGAAATGCATGTTTAGTTGGTTTGTTGACATGTTTACGCCCAACTGACACCTAAACGAGCTAAATCaacacccatttccttcgggaGTGCTGTTAGTAACAACTGGTACTACAGGATGCAACATTAACTTCCATCTGCTAGTATTAATAAACATGTCATCATTGCGCCCATGAGGAATTCGAACGAACGATGGAGTAATTGAACATTGTAAGCAAGCCAACAACTTTAAAACGACTTTAATCATGCATCGTTGCCATTTTGTGCTAGTTGGAGTTGTTTGAAATGTTGATGCGGGTAACGTGCTTTGATGTTGAGATGAAACTGTGCTCCTGTTTATCTTTCAGAGCGAATGATTTCCTCTTTGCAAAATATATACCTGCGCTTGATAGTTTAGCTGCTCAAAATAGTCCAGCAATAGCAAATCTAGGCAGACTAGTACTAGCCGTGAATCGTACTCCAGTCTGCATGATTCACGTGCTCCTAGGAGCGTTTGCAGACACTtgacgaagtacaaaatcATTCAATTAGCAAGCTATTGTTAGAATACAACAGAAACAAGAATTTGAATTGTGATGGTAGCCAATGCCACTGTAACATGATAGCCCGCTGAAGACAAAGTCAGTTGGTTCCAGCAAAAATAATTGGCCTGACGTGT
It contains:
- the LOC118511963 gene encoding sex peptide receptor-like is translated as MSSTELGEFVINVTDGPAHGAPTGEEDGATNISAATTTMHLLYCGKTLDDFHTSYAKAHGIVCLLVCIFGSIANTLNIVVLTRREMRSPTNAILTGLAIADLLVMLDYMPYAINSIPYLRLSREERLTYGWAWYIMFHSIFAQICHTISIWLTVTLAIWRYIAVAYPQRNRQWCDMSKTLAAIFSSYIVCPFLAVPIYLSFSIQSNVELLGCDGNTLTVDAAGNVTQGRNVTLYRLGTSQLVRDNPALLNVNFWIYSVVFKLIPCIALTILSLRLIGALLEAKQRRSQLTGTATGLKQIVDGRVVDAKSGKQTDKEKQTDRTTRMLLAVLLLFLITEFPQGILGLLSAVLKKDFFFNCYLKLGDVMDVLALVNSAINFILYCSMSRQFRSTFNDLFRPRILDRWMAVPQGEDERAGRGHHQDGATTQITQI